In the genome of Panthera uncia isolate 11264 chromosome B3 unlocalized genomic scaffold, Puncia_PCG_1.0 HiC_scaffold_1, whole genome shotgun sequence, one region contains:
- the PPCDC gene encoding phosphopantothenoylcysteine decarboxylase isoform X2 — MWKCRSDPVLHIDLRRWADLMLVAPLDANTLGKVASGICDNLLTCVIRAWDCRKPLLFCPAMNTAMWEHPITAQQVGLLKAFGYVEIPCVVKKLVCGDEGLGAMAEVGTIVDKVKEVLFCRGSSQQS; from the exons aTGTGGAAGTGCCGATCCGACCCCGTTCTTCACATTGACCTGCGGAGGTGGGCAGATCTCATGCTGGTGGCTCCTCTTGATGCCAACACCCTGGGGAAGGTGGCCAGTGGTATATGTGACAACTTGCTT ACCTGTGTCATCCGGGCCTGGGACTGCCGAAAGCCCCTGCTCTTCTGCCCGGCGATGAACACCGCCATGTGGGAGCATCCCATCACCGCGCAGCAGGTGGGCCTGCTCAAGGCCTTCGGCTATGTGGAGATTCCTTGTGTGGTCAAGAAGTTGGTGTGTGGAGATGAAG GTCTAGGGGCCATGGCTGAGGTGGGCACCATTGTGGACAAGGTGAAAGAAGTCCTCTTCTGTCGTGGCAGCTCTCAGCAGAGCTGA